The Candidatus Saccharimonadales bacterium nucleotide sequence ATAACCTCGCTGTGATGCGAGGTTATTTTGTGTAGATCAGAATTATCCCTTACGTGGTTTAATTTCGTTACGACCAAGGTTCTTTTTTGTCTCAGTGTACGTCGCATGTTTACGAGCAACTGGATCATATTTCTTGAGGACTAGTTTTTCAGTAGTGTTTTGCACGTTTTTAGGGGTATAGTACGTACGGTGACCGCTAAGATCACTGACTAGACCAACTAATTTACGCTTTGTGTTCTTCTTTGCCATAGTTTACTCGTTTACTTTTCTATTACAATCTTACT carries:
- the rpmG gene encoding 50S ribosomal protein L33, whose translation is MAKKNTKRKLVGLVSDLSGHRTYYTPKNVQNTTEKLVLKKYDPVARKHATYTETKKNLGRNEIKPRKG